In a genomic window of Roseiflexus castenholzii DSM 13941:
- a CDS encoding LamG domain-containing protein, whose amino-acid sequence MRHGVRLLALLVCVASGWLLALMAGSASRPLRAQSSGGYALRFYGNGVSDIDRVKVRIDPQVPADVGGDFTIEFWLKTTAAVGACSPGSSGAGWITGRTIIDRDVYGNGDYGDYGISLAAGRICFGVERGATGTTIYGSTNVANGQWRHIAVTRSASSGQMRIFVDGQLDAQGTGPTGDISYRDGRATAYPNSDPFLVFGAEKHDAGSEYPSYAGLLDDIRISNGVRYTGVFTRPTAPHAVDGQTVALYRFDEGSGTTIIDSAPDGGSPGERRFGGSPAGPVYVADIPFSGALPSATPTRTVTPISGPLPSATSTPTATPTMTSVAFTATVTSTPTRTTNPTITPIVGISPLKPRAFLPFVQKP is encoded by the coding sequence ATGAGGCATGGAGTTCGTTTGCTGGCGCTGCTCGTCTGTGTGGCGTCGGGATGGTTGCTGGCGTTAATGGCCGGCTCCGCATCGCGTCCGTTGCGGGCACAGTCGTCGGGCGGCTACGCGCTCCGGTTCTACGGCAACGGCGTAAGTGATATCGACCGGGTGAAGGTGCGGATCGATCCGCAGGTTCCCGCCGATGTCGGCGGCGATTTCACCATCGAGTTCTGGCTGAAAACGACGGCCGCCGTCGGCGCATGCTCGCCGGGAAGCTCCGGCGCCGGCTGGATTACCGGACGGACGATCATCGACCGGGATGTGTATGGCAATGGCGACTACGGCGATTACGGCATCTCGCTGGCGGCGGGGCGGATTTGCTTCGGCGTGGAGCGCGGCGCGACGGGAACGACGATCTATGGCAGCACGAATGTGGCGAATGGTCAGTGGCGACATATCGCGGTGACGCGCAGCGCGAGCAGCGGGCAGATGCGCATCTTCGTCGATGGGCAACTCGACGCGCAGGGAACCGGTCCGACCGGCGACATCAGTTACCGCGACGGGCGCGCAACAGCGTACCCGAACAGCGACCCCTTCCTGGTCTTCGGCGCCGAGAAGCACGATGCAGGATCAGAGTACCCCTCATACGCAGGGTTGCTCGACGATATCCGCATCTCGAATGGGGTGCGCTACACCGGCGTCTTCACACGCCCAACGGCGCCGCACGCCGTGGATGGGCAGACGGTCGCGCTCTACCGGTTCGACGAGGGAAGCGGCACGACAATTATCGACTCGGCGCCGGATGGCGGCAGCCCTGGCGAGCGGCGGTTCGGTGGTTCACCCGCCGGTCCGGTCTATGTCGCCGATATACCGTTTAGCGGAGCGCTTCCATCGGCGACGCCAACGCGCACCGTCACACCAATCTCTGGTCCATTGCCTTCGGCAACATCAACGCCGACCGCAACACCAACAATGACCTCGGTTGCGTTTACCGCCACGGTCACCAGTACACCAACAAGGACTACCAACCCAACGATTACACCGATCGTTGGCATTTCTCCCCTGAAGCCGCGCGCCTTCCTGCCCTTTGTTCAAAAACCGTAG
- a CDS encoding SDR family NAD(P)-dependent oxidoreductase has protein sequence MTTDRQVVLITGARKGIGRFLAEWFVHKGALVEGCSREPPDWSLEGYTHHRTDVTDESQVKAMMTSIARHHSRLDIVINNAGVAAMNHSLLTPIASLDRIFATNVRGAFLVCREAARLMQRRRYGRIVNLSTVAVPLRLEGEALYAASKSALETLTRILAREFGPLGITVNAVGPTPIETDLIRGVPPDKIQKIVDSLAIRRLGRFEDVANVIDFFVRPESDYVTGQVIYLGGVS, from the coding sequence ATGACAACTGATCGACAGGTCGTACTGATCACCGGCGCACGGAAGGGAATCGGGCGATTCCTGGCGGAATGGTTCGTTCATAAAGGGGCGCTGGTTGAGGGATGCAGCCGCGAGCCACCCGACTGGTCGCTGGAAGGATATACCCATCATCGCACGGATGTGACTGACGAGTCGCAGGTCAAAGCCATGATGACCTCGATTGCGCGGCATCACAGTCGACTCGATATTGTCATCAACAATGCTGGTGTCGCAGCGATGAACCACTCGCTCCTTACCCCGATTGCATCGCTGGATCGTATCTTTGCCACTAATGTGCGTGGTGCGTTTCTGGTGTGTCGTGAAGCGGCGCGGCTGATGCAACGGCGTCGATATGGTCGGATCGTCAACCTGAGCACTGTGGCGGTCCCCTTGCGATTGGAAGGCGAGGCGCTGTACGCCGCTTCCAAAAGCGCTCTTGAGACCCTGACGCGCATTCTGGCGCGTGAGTTTGGTCCGCTTGGCATCACCGTCAACGCCGTTGGTCCAACTCCTATTGAAACCGACCTCATTCGCGGGGTTCCGCCCGATAAAATCCAGAAGATCGTTGATAGTCTGGCGATCCGGCGCCTGGGGCGGTTCGAGGATGTGGCGAATGTCATCGACTTTTTTGTGCGTCCTGAAAGCGATTATGTCACCGGTCAGGTCATCTACCTTGGCGGCGTTTCCTGA
- a CDS encoding ANL family adenylate-forming protein, translating to MAIEWLIDRMAQLRNDTAIVWQGASVSYGDLIDRVARWRVILDEAGIAEGQVVSIEGDYSPGAISLLLALIARNAIIVPLTASVAAHRDEFLSIAEVQAVISFDAGDGWRIERRDIPVTHALTCTLITRGHPGLVLFSSGSTGKSKAALHDFVPLLEKFKVPRHRQVTLTFLLLDHIGGINTLFYTLSNGGTAVSVRSRDPDEVCAAIERYAVELLPTSPTFLNLILMSEAYRRYDLSSLKLITYGTEVMPETTLQRVREAFPGVRLQQTYGLSELGILRSKSRDDGSLWVKVGGEGFETKVVDGVLYVRAKSAMLGYLNAPSPFDEEGWMNTQDMVEVDGEYIRILGRRTEIINVGGQKVYPAEVESVLMQLPNVRDATVYGEKNPITGQIVAARLNLIEPEDLDSLKKRVRAWCREHLAPFKTPVKITIADGEQFSARFKKMRRA from the coding sequence ATGGCAATCGAATGGCTGATAGATCGTATGGCACAATTGCGCAATGATACGGCCATCGTCTGGCAGGGGGCGTCGGTTTCCTACGGCGACCTGATCGACCGTGTGGCGCGCTGGCGCGTGATACTCGACGAGGCCGGCATTGCCGAAGGGCAGGTGGTCAGCATCGAAGGGGACTATTCACCCGGCGCGATTTCGCTCCTGCTGGCGCTGATTGCGCGCAATGCCATCATTGTGCCGCTCACGGCGTCGGTTGCAGCGCACCGTGACGAGTTCCTGTCCATCGCCGAAGTGCAGGCGGTCATCAGTTTCGATGCTGGCGATGGATGGCGCATTGAACGCCGCGACATCCCGGTGACGCATGCGTTGACCTGCACACTCATCACGCGCGGGCATCCCGGTCTGGTGCTCTTCTCATCCGGTTCAACCGGCAAGAGCAAAGCGGCGTTGCACGACTTCGTGCCGCTGCTGGAGAAGTTCAAAGTGCCGCGCCATCGCCAAGTGACGCTGACCTTTCTGCTGCTCGACCACATTGGCGGGATTAACACGTTGTTCTACACACTCTCCAATGGTGGAACCGCCGTGTCGGTGCGCAGCCGCGATCCTGATGAGGTTTGCGCTGCGATTGAACGCTATGCGGTCGAATTGCTGCCCACGTCGCCAACCTTCCTGAACCTGATTCTGATGTCAGAGGCATATCGGCGCTACGATCTATCGTCGCTGAAACTGATTACCTATGGCACCGAAGTGATGCCCGAAACGACGCTTCAGCGTGTCCGTGAAGCGTTTCCCGGCGTGCGCCTCCAGCAAACCTACGGTCTCTCCGAACTTGGCATTCTCCGCTCGAAGTCGCGCGACGACGGTTCGTTGTGGGTCAAAGTCGGCGGCGAAGGGTTCGAGACGAAGGTGGTGGATGGCGTGCTCTATGTCCGCGCGAAATCGGCGATGCTCGGGTATCTCAATGCGCCAAGCCCCTTCGACGAGGAAGGGTGGATGAACACACAGGACATGGTAGAAGTCGATGGTGAGTACATACGGATTCTGGGGCGGCGTACCGAAATCATCAATGTCGGCGGGCAGAAAGTCTACCCGGCGGAGGTCGAAAGTGTGCTCATGCAATTGCCCAACGTGCGCGATGCAACGGTCTACGGCGAGAAAAATCCGATCACGGGGCAGATTGTTGCAGCTCGCTTGAACCTGATCGAACCGGAAGACCTCGACTCGCTCAAGAAACGGGTGCGCGCCTGGTGCCGCGAGCATCTGGCGCCGTTCAAAACGCCGGTCAAAATTACGATTGCCGACGGCGAACAGTTCAGCGCACGCTTCAAGAAGATGCGGCGCGCCTGA
- a CDS encoding polysaccharide deacetylase family protein produces MILCLNMQPVRLALDPSLDERYAPEIAWTWRYLLTGAGYAWHVCGLDEPCDIAYVADPQRTPHARLVIQATPRLWERRSAPRLAGVATVDGFTHPLYEGERVDEAMIIGEQGRLICTRDIVFDLFWLLTGQEETHFPKNRHGYVDLTGTPYLHNNIVQQGLASGIGARFAQLLGDIGAPPGEPRWPHGKCAAAAISHDVDYPEVVRWLEPLRVLLRQGVRGLPAAVDVMTGKRHHWQFNAWLALERDLGAPSAFYFVARRGSLREYALGTPDSFYDIRAPQFRALFRSLIGAGCEIGLHSSYCAYASIEQFAREKRLLEECAGVPVVGNRHHYWHMDPMNPEATLMIHEQLGFLYDASLTHDRYLGWRRGSCWPFFPFIQQERRELRTLQLPTGWMDSQLFLQHGANPGEPNEVLRNLADRTAAQGGLLLVNVHDYVFDDALFPGWVATLRRLWEYLSARGDFWMAAPAEIAAHWHARYRRLLTSSVGLGVERGVAAGAPL; encoded by the coding sequence ATGATACTCTGTCTGAATATGCAACCAGTGCGCCTTGCCCTTGATCCGTCGCTCGATGAGCGCTATGCGCCAGAAATTGCGTGGACCTGGCGGTATCTGTTGACCGGTGCAGGCTATGCCTGGCACGTCTGCGGGCTTGATGAACCGTGTGATATCGCCTATGTCGCCGACCCGCAGCGCACCCCGCATGCCCGGCTTGTCATTCAGGCCACGCCGCGCCTCTGGGAGCGGCGATCCGCGCCACGTCTCGCGGGAGTCGCCACAGTCGACGGCTTTACCCATCCGCTGTACGAGGGTGAGCGTGTCGATGAGGCGATGATCATCGGCGAACAGGGACGCCTGATCTGTACCCGCGACATCGTTTTTGATCTCTTCTGGCTGCTCACCGGGCAGGAAGAAACGCACTTTCCGAAGAATCGTCACGGGTATGTCGATCTGACAGGTACGCCCTATCTGCATAACAATATTGTGCAACAAGGGCTGGCATCGGGGATCGGTGCGCGCTTTGCGCAACTGCTCGGCGACATCGGCGCACCGCCAGGCGAACCGCGCTGGCCCCACGGGAAATGCGCCGCTGCCGCTATCAGCCACGATGTCGATTACCCGGAAGTTGTGCGCTGGTTGGAACCATTGCGGGTGCTGTTGCGTCAGGGTGTGCGTGGTCTGCCGGCGGCTGTTGATGTGATGACCGGGAAGCGACATCACTGGCAGTTCAACGCCTGGCTGGCGCTGGAACGCGACCTTGGCGCGCCGTCTGCCTTCTACTTTGTTGCGCGCCGTGGGTCACTGCGCGAATATGCACTGGGTACGCCTGACTCCTTCTACGATATTCGCGCGCCGCAGTTTCGCGCTCTGTTTCGCTCCCTGATCGGGGCAGGATGCGAGATCGGCTTGCACAGCAGTTACTGCGCCTATGCCAGCATCGAGCAGTTTGCGCGTGAAAAACGCCTCCTCGAAGAGTGCGCCGGCGTGCCAGTCGTTGGGAACCGGCATCATTACTGGCACATGGATCCCATGAACCCTGAAGCGACTCTCATGATCCACGAGCAACTCGGTTTCCTCTACGACGCTTCATTGACCCATGATCGCTACCTCGGTTGGCGGCGCGGATCGTGCTGGCCCTTCTTTCCATTCATCCAGCAGGAACGCCGCGAACTGCGCACGCTCCAATTACCGACGGGGTGGATGGATAGTCAACTCTTCTTGCAACACGGCGCCAATCCTGGCGAGCCAAACGAGGTGTTGCGCAACCTTGCCGACCGGACCGCCGCTCAGGGCGGATTGCTGCTCGTTAATGTCCACGACTACGTATTTGACGATGCGCTGTTCCCCGGTTGGGTTGCAACCTTGCGACGATTGTGGGAATATCTGAGCGCGCGCGGCGACTTCTGGATGGCAGCGCCGGCCGAGATTGCTGCGCACTGGCATGCGCGCTACCGGCGTCTTCTGACATCGAGCGTCGGTCTGGGCGTCGAGCGTGGCGTTGCGGCTGGCGCTCCATTATAA
- a CDS encoding acyltransferase encodes MHTLFVVLILLAPPPLKPWLMRTLLGARVGRNVRVGWFAGISARHIAIGDESDIRALTFISCHGDVIIGRYSIISSFVLVYGAADLIIGDHAYIGPQTFINCDECVRIGNYSALGARCMVYTHGSFFPYTEGYWVKFGPVTIGDYVWCAAGVFIHPGVTIGDHVFINSRSVITRDVASGDVVEGFPAQTVTTMNRLKRSMSPRRRDAAARRILDHFVDLGVRRELRLAVEQRDGQVAFRYRGRKYRLLCIPSDGAPPSFDNGPACHIVALVTRPDWTPPTGAPIYPLDLIAYRTPRSNDPVHHALRTFLMRYYGVQVEYSDAAK; translated from the coding sequence ATGCACACGCTGTTTGTCGTGTTAATCCTGCTAGCGCCGCCGCCGCTTAAGCCCTGGTTGATGCGGACGCTGCTCGGCGCGCGTGTCGGACGGAATGTGCGCGTCGGTTGGTTCGCTGGCATATCGGCGCGCCACATTGCCATTGGTGACGAAAGTGATATTCGGGCGTTGACCTTCATCAGTTGCCACGGCGATGTGATCATCGGTCGCTACTCGATTATCAGCAGTTTCGTCCTGGTGTATGGCGCCGCAGACCTGATCATTGGCGACCATGCGTATATTGGTCCGCAAACGTTCATCAATTGTGATGAATGTGTTCGCATTGGCAACTATTCCGCACTCGGCGCGCGCTGCATGGTCTACACGCACGGGTCATTCTTCCCGTACACCGAGGGCTACTGGGTGAAGTTCGGACCGGTCACGATCGGCGACTATGTCTGGTGCGCGGCCGGTGTCTTCATTCATCCAGGAGTGACAATCGGCGACCATGTGTTTATCAATTCGCGTTCGGTCATTACCCGCGATGTTGCCTCCGGCGATGTGGTCGAGGGCTTTCCGGCGCAAACGGTCACGACCATGAACCGCCTGAAACGCAGCATGTCGCCGCGCCGCCGTGATGCGGCTGCGCGTCGGATTCTCGATCACTTCGTCGATCTCGGCGTGCGGCGTGAACTGCGCCTCGCCGTCGAGCAGCGCGATGGGCAGGTCGCCTTTCGGTATCGTGGGAGGAAGTACCGACTGCTGTGCATCCCTTCAGACGGCGCCCCGCCATCGTTCGATAACGGACCCGCATGTCACATCGTTGCACTGGTGACTCGTCCTGATTGGACGCCGCCAACCGGCGCGCCGATCTATCCGCTCGACCTGATTGCCTACCGCACTCCGCGCAGCAACGATCCCGTCCATCATGCGTTGCGCACCTTCCTGATGCGCTACTACGGCGTGCAGGTCGAATACAGCGATGCCGCGAAGTAA
- a CDS encoding glycosyltransferase family 2 protein produces the protein MHLSLVIPCFNESDSIEQMREQLNAIRAELARRGPFELVLVDDGSTDDTYERLKSAFADWEQVQIVRHERNRGLGAALRTGFAHARGEVIVVTDSDGTYPFTTIPDMLDMLTPDVDIVTSSAYHPQGGVEGVPAYRLLFSQGASLIYRTLVNRHIHTYTAMYRAYRRRVVEAVPPTLEGYVVMAEILVNALLAGYRVAEYPAVLHVRKFGQSKAKIWRITKSHLRFQAHILWRRLMGLFRATSVTPGKAGRL, from the coding sequence ATGCATCTCTCACTGGTCATTCCCTGCTTCAATGAATCGGATAGCATCGAACAGATGCGGGAGCAACTCAATGCCATCCGCGCTGAACTGGCGCGCCGTGGTCCATTCGAACTGGTGCTGGTCGATGATGGCAGCACCGACGATACGTATGAGCGATTGAAATCCGCATTCGCTGACTGGGAACAGGTGCAGATTGTTCGCCATGAGCGCAATCGCGGTCTCGGTGCAGCCCTGCGCACCGGTTTCGCCCATGCGCGCGGTGAGGTCATTGTGGTGACCGACAGTGACGGGACCTACCCCTTTACGACCATTCCCGACATGCTCGACATGCTCACGCCGGACGTCGATATTGTCACCTCGTCGGCGTACCATCCGCAGGGTGGTGTGGAAGGCGTGCCCGCTTACCGGCTATTGTTCAGCCAGGGTGCGTCGCTGATCTACCGGACGCTGGTGAACCGTCACATTCACACCTACACCGCCATGTATCGCGCGTATCGCCGTCGGGTTGTCGAGGCTGTGCCGCCGACGCTCGAAGGATATGTGGTGATGGCGGAAATCCTGGTGAATGCGCTGCTGGCGGGGTATCGAGTCGCCGAATATCCGGCGGTGCTGCATGTGCGCAAGTTCGGGCAGTCGAAAGCAAAAATCTGGCGCATCACCAAATCGCATCTGCGCTTTCAGGCGCATATTCTGTGGCGGCGTCTGATGGGATTGTTTCGTGCCACATCAGTCACACCCGGCAAAGCAGGTCGGTTATGA
- the wecB gene encoding non-hydrolyzing UDP-N-acetylglucosamine 2-epimerase encodes MKTVVTVLGTRPEIIKLSPLIPLLRERFRHILVHSGQHYSFEMDAVFFEELGLPAPDYTLGVGSALHGEQTARMLSRLEPILLETKPDMVLVQGDTNTAMAGGLCAAKLNIPVAHLESGGRSFNRQMPEELNRIILDHIATLLLAADETAERNLLAEGLPPERIRMVGSSVIDAVARNRQHARRSTIVQRLEVTPGDYLVLTLHRSENTTPAVLPGMIRALGELAEEHTIVFLLHPRTAAAMRSYGIVMPRNIRVSEPLGYLDTLCLVEQARALLTDSGGLQEEAGALGTPTLILRNETEWRYLVDAGMHVLVGNTYESILSGARRWLQPAALARLRSAPAPIRTGASERAVAAMVDVLYQ; translated from the coding sequence ATGAAAACAGTGGTGACAGTTCTGGGCACCCGCCCGGAGATTATCAAACTATCGCCGCTCATTCCACTGCTCCGTGAGCGGTTTCGCCACATCCTCGTGCATTCCGGGCAGCACTATTCTTTCGAGATGGACGCGGTCTTTTTCGAGGAATTGGGGCTGCCGGCGCCTGATTACACGCTTGGCGTCGGCTCAGCGTTGCACGGCGAACAGACAGCGCGCATGCTGTCGCGGCTGGAGCCGATCCTGCTTGAAACAAAGCCCGACATGGTTCTGGTTCAGGGTGACACGAATACGGCGATGGCAGGCGGATTGTGCGCGGCCAAACTCAATATTCCGGTCGCACATCTCGAGTCTGGTGGGCGGTCCTTCAATCGCCAGATGCCCGAAGAACTCAACCGCATTATTCTCGACCATATTGCGACGCTGTTGCTGGCTGCCGATGAAACCGCCGAGCGCAATCTGCTGGCGGAAGGGTTGCCGCCTGAGCGGATCCGTATGGTTGGGTCGAGTGTGATCGATGCTGTCGCGCGGAACCGGCAGCATGCCCGCCGCTCGACCATCGTGCAGCGTCTGGAGGTGACCCCCGGCGACTACCTGGTGCTGACCCTGCACCGCAGCGAGAATACCACTCCTGCCGTGCTGCCCGGCATGATCCGCGCCCTCGGTGAGTTGGCGGAAGAGCACACAATCGTGTTTCTGCTGCATCCGCGCACTGCGGCGGCGATGCGATCCTATGGCATTGTCATGCCGCGCAATATTCGCGTCAGTGAGCCGCTTGGCTATCTCGACACGCTCTGCCTCGTCGAGCAGGCGCGCGCGCTTCTCACCGATTCTGGCGGCTTGCAAGAGGAGGCGGGCGCACTGGGAACGCCAACGCTCATCCTGCGCAACGAAACCGAGTGGCGTTACCTGGTGGACGCCGGGATGCACGTGCTGGTCGGTAACACGTATGAGTCTATTCTTAGTGGCGCTCGTCGATGGTTGCAACCCGCAGCGCTTGCCCGGTTGCGGTCCGCGCCGGCGCCGATCCGCACCGGCGCCAGTGAACGCGCCGTCGCAGCGATGGTTGACGTGTTATACCAATGA
- a CDS encoding EamA family transporter, with protein MTPMMLTLILILIPTITGVAGQLLLKVGMAQLGALEISIAALPSLMMRIVTSPYILIGLTIYFGGVFFWLLALNRADLSYVYPFASLSYVLITLASWLLLHEAVPPLRWIGLAVICIGVILVARS; from the coding sequence ATGACCCCGATGATGCTGACGCTGATACTGATTCTGATACCGACTATTACCGGTGTTGCCGGTCAACTGCTATTGAAGGTCGGCATGGCGCAACTGGGCGCACTCGAGATCAGCATTGCCGCACTGCCGTCGCTGATGATGCGGATCGTTACGTCGCCGTACATTCTTATCGGTCTGACTATCTACTTCGGTGGTGTGTTTTTCTGGCTGCTGGCGCTCAACCGCGCCGATCTGAGCTACGTGTATCCATTTGCCAGTCTCAGTTATGTGCTCATCACGCTGGCATCGTGGTTGTTGCTGCACGAAGCGGTTCCTCCCCTGCGTTGGATCGGGCTGGCGGTCATCTGCATCGGCGTTATCCTGGTTGCGCGGAGTTAG
- a CDS encoding NAD(P)/FAD-dependent oxidoreductase, with protein sequence MPVIDIVGGGILGLALGYDLIKRGIGVRIWERSRELGGLMGRTRFDDLDGLEVDRYYHAILSSDRTLMRLFDELGLRSEVRMTVTSMGFYHDGKLYSMSTPLDFLRFPPLSPIDRFRLGVTILQARRVKDWRALEQTPVVEWLTKLGGRGTVEHIWKPLLRAKFDGGFDNVPATYIWSRLVRTTDTREKGGAVEKMCFLPGGYAMLINALAKAITERGGQITTGVAIQQVHVSEGRVCGLRLSNGEIDSDGAVLTLQTPIARRLLPPEAADVNARWSRLEEYLGIVCMLLVLRRSLSPYYTLNITDERIPFTGVIETTNLIDRQFTNGYHLVYLPKYVAPDNLFAQMNDEALQRSFLVYLRQMFPDVRPDDIAAVRIGRERYVEPLHPIGRTDDIPPFTTDIAGLYLVNSSQIYPQLTNGEAAVAHAARAAGIIEQTLRSLSESQQTVAV encoded by the coding sequence ATGCCCGTAATCGATATCGTTGGCGGCGGTATTCTCGGTCTTGCGCTCGGCTACGACCTGATCAAGCGCGGCATTGGCGTGCGAATCTGGGAGCGGAGCCGCGAATTGGGCGGGTTGATGGGCCGTACTCGTTTCGACGACCTCGATGGTCTGGAAGTTGATCGCTACTACCATGCCATTCTGAGCAGCGACCGCACGCTGATGCGTCTGTTCGATGAGTTGGGTCTGCGCAGCGAGGTGCGCATGACCGTCACATCGATGGGGTTCTATCACGACGGCAAACTCTATTCGATGTCCACCCCGCTCGATTTTCTGCGTTTCCCGCCGCTCTCGCCGATTGATCGGTTCCGTCTGGGAGTGACCATTTTACAGGCGCGTCGGGTGAAAGACTGGCGCGCCCTGGAGCAGACGCCGGTGGTCGAATGGCTCACGAAACTTGGCGGGCGCGGAACGGTGGAGCACATCTGGAAGCCGTTGCTGCGCGCCAAGTTCGATGGCGGGTTCGACAACGTGCCGGCGACATACATCTGGTCGCGTCTGGTGCGCACAACCGACACCCGTGAGAAAGGGGGCGCCGTCGAGAAGATGTGCTTTCTGCCGGGTGGTTACGCAATGCTTATCAATGCTCTGGCAAAGGCGATCACCGAGCGCGGCGGGCAGATCACAACCGGGGTCGCCATCCAGCAGGTGCATGTGAGTGAAGGGCGGGTGTGCGGCTTGCGCCTGAGCAATGGCGAAATCGACAGCGATGGCGCCGTGCTGACATTGCAAACGCCGATTGCGCGCCGGTTGCTTCCTCCCGAAGCGGCGGATGTCAATGCGCGCTGGAGCCGCCTGGAAGAGTATCTCGGCATTGTTTGTATGCTTCTGGTGCTGCGCCGTTCGCTCTCGCCCTACTACACGCTGAACATTACCGATGAGCGCATTCCGTTCACCGGTGTGATCGAAACGACCAACCTGATCGACCGGCAGTTTACCAACGGGTATCACCTGGTCTATCTGCCGAAATATGTGGCGCCCGACAATCTCTTTGCCCAAATGAACGATGAGGCGCTGCAACGCTCATTCCTGGTCTATCTGCGGCAGATGTTCCCCGACGTGCGTCCCGACGACATCGCGGCAGTGCGGATTGGTCGGGAACGCTATGTCGAACCGCTTCATCCTATCGGGCGCACCGATGATATTCCGCCGTTCACCACAGATATTGCCGGACTGTACCTGGTGAACAGCAGTCAGATCTACCCGCAACTGACGAATGGCGAAGCAGCGGTTGCGCACGCGGCGCGGGCGGCAGGGATTATCGAGCAGACACTCCGTTCCCTGTCCGAATCGCAGCAAACGGTTGCCGTCTGA
- a CDS encoding sugar transferase: MAISKGIAAHAKPGHIVRRADRWLLNGVLVINDTLAVLISFAIAYAVRFWSDLPIFEEGWVNPDFYAMVVLAMTPVYLGLFAAYGLYNPVNLLGGATEYARMFNAVTTGVLLVIIVSFLVPNFIVARGFLILSWGLLVIFGITGRFAVRRFVYAQRQAGRFVNHTLIIGANPEGLAIVEQLRSAKTCGMRIVGFVDDYLPVGSEPIPGVPVLSASTAFAEQIRQHDIDTVIVANTAMMREQLLSLYSTLDTFQDVEVRLASGLFELLTTGVRVREEGFVPLLVLNKTRITGVHLIAKTILDYTLAATAVIFLIPFFLVVAYLIKRDSPGPVIYRRRVVGQGRREFDALKLRTMHIDGDRLLTPEQKRELEEHGKLKDDPRVTRIGAFLRKYSLDELPQLFNVLRGEMSLIGPRMITRQELEKFGKWQHNLSTVKPGLTGLWQVSGRSDLSYEDRVRLDMHYIRNHTIWLDLQILFQTIPAILTGRGAY; the protein is encoded by the coding sequence ATGGCGATCTCAAAAGGAATTGCAGCGCACGCAAAGCCAGGACATATCGTTCGACGCGCCGATCGCTGGCTGTTGAACGGTGTGCTGGTTATCAATGATACCCTGGCGGTGCTTATCAGTTTTGCAATCGCCTATGCGGTGCGTTTCTGGAGCGACCTGCCGATTTTCGAGGAAGGGTGGGTCAATCCTGATTTCTATGCGATGGTTGTGCTGGCGATGACGCCGGTGTATCTGGGATTGTTTGCGGCGTATGGTCTGTACAATCCGGTGAATCTGCTGGGTGGTGCGACTGAATATGCCCGGATGTTCAATGCTGTCACCACTGGGGTCTTACTTGTCATCATCGTCAGTTTCCTGGTTCCCAACTTTATTGTTGCGCGTGGATTTCTTATTCTGTCGTGGGGTTTGCTGGTCATCTTCGGCATTACCGGTCGTTTTGCGGTGCGCCGATTTGTTTACGCTCAGCGTCAGGCAGGGCGGTTTGTCAACCACACGCTGATCATCGGCGCGAATCCCGAAGGATTGGCGATTGTCGAACAATTACGGTCGGCAAAAACCTGTGGGATGCGCATCGTTGGCTTCGTCGATGACTACCTGCCGGTGGGCAGTGAACCAATCCCGGGTGTTCCGGTGTTGAGTGCGTCTACTGCGTTTGCGGAACAGATCCGGCAGCACGACATCGATACCGTGATTGTCGCCAATACGGCAATGATGCGAGAGCAACTGCTCTCGCTCTACAGCACCCTCGATACCTTTCAGGACGTTGAAGTGCGCCTGGCGTCGGGTCTGTTCGAACTCCTGACGACCGGAGTGCGCGTTCGTGAAGAAGGTTTCGTTCCCCTGCTGGTGCTCAACAAGACGCGAATCACCGGCGTGCATCTGATTGCCAAGACCATACTCGATTACACTCTGGCTGCCACAGCAGTGATCTTCCTCATTCCTTTCTTCCTTGTTGTCGCTTATCTGATCAAGCGCGACTCGCCCGGTCCGGTCATCTACCGGCGGCGGGTTGTCGGTCAGGGGCGTCGTGAGTTCGATGCCCTCAAACTGCGCACCATGCACATTGATGGCGATCGGTTGCTGACGCCGGAGCAGAAACGCGAACTCGAAGAACACGGTAAGTTGAAGGACGATCCGCGTGTCACGAGAATTGGCGCATTTCTGCGTAAGTATAGCCTCGATGAGTTGCCGCAGTTGTTCAATGTGCTGCGCGGTGAAATGAGCCTGATTGGTCCGCGTATGATCACCCGCCAGGAACTTGAAAAATTCGGCAAATGGCAGCACAACCTCTCGACAGTGAAACCCGGTCTGACCGGCTTGTGGCAGGTGAGCGGGCGGAGCGATCTGTCATATGAGGATCGCGTGCGTCTGGATATGCACTATATCCGCAACCATACGATCTGGCTTGATCTCCAGATCCTGTTTCAGACCATACCGGCAATATTGACCGGTCGTGGCGCCTACTGA